A window of Microbispora hainanensis genomic DNA:
CCATGGCGGACGGCGCGAGAGCGAGCAGAGTGATGAGTCCGGCGAGCAGCGCCGCAAGGGCGGCCCCCACCCGGCCGAGCGGTGTCTTCATGGTCACGGCTTCAAGCCTCCTTCGCCCTACAGGACGAACGGCAGGGCGTGATGGTTCCTCCACAAAAACCTATCGTTCCGCACCCGGCTGCCGGCATGCGTCTTCTTGCCGGTGAATGACGGCGGCGTCGGCCGCCGAACCGTCCGCCGTGACCGCGTTCGCCCGATGAGATCGCTGTCGGCGGGGCACCAAGATCACCCTCGGTGAGCCCCCGCCAGGGGAGACCGCCGGCCTTCAGGGCCGGCGGCTCAGGCGTCCTTGATCTCGCAGAGGACCGCCCCGGCGGTGACCGTCTGGCCGACGGCGGCCGCGAGGCCGGTGATCGTGCCGCCCTTGTGTGCGGTCAGCGGCTGCTCCATCTTCATGGCTTCCAGGACGACGATCGTGTCGCCGGGCTCGACGGCGTCGCCGTCGGCGACGACGACCTTCACGATCGTGCCCTGCATCGGGCTGACGAGGGAGTCGCCGCTCGCCGCGGCCTTCTTGGCACCGCCGCCGGACCGCCGAGGCGCGGCCTTCCTGGCCGGGCCGGAGCCGGTCGCGCCCGACCCCGATCCCCAGGAGCCCGATCCAGACGGGCCCAGCCCGGCGGGCAGGACGACCTCCAGGCGCTTGCCGCCGACCTCGACGGTGATCCGTTCACGCTCGGCGGGCTCGGCCGCCTCCACGGCACCCTCGTACGGCGTGATCGTGTTGTCGAACTCGGTCTCGATCCACCGGGTGTGCACGGAGAACGGCTCGCCGGTGAAGGCGGGGTCGTTCACCACGGCCCGGTGGAACGGCACCACGGTCGGCATTCCGCCGATCTCGAACTCGGCCAGGGCCCGGCGCGACCGCTCCAGCGCCTGCTTACGCGTCGCGCCGGTGACGATCAGCTTGGCCACGAGCGAGTCGAACGCCTGCGGCACGCTCATCCCGGCCTCGTACCCCGCGTCCAGCCGTACGCCGGGGCCGGACGGGACGCGCATCGAGGTGATCGTTCCCGGCGCGGGCAGGAAGCCCCGGCCCGCGTCTTCGGCGTTGATCCGGAACTCGATGGAGTGGCCGCGCAGCTCCGGGTCGTCGTAGCCCAGGGCCTCGCCGTCGGCGATGCGGAACATCTCGCGCACCAGATCGATGCCCGCGACCTCCTCGCTGACCGGGTGCTCGACCTGCAGCCGGGTGTTGACCTCGAGGAAGGAGATCGTGCCGTCCTGGCCGACGAGGAACTCGCACGTGCCCGCGCCGACGTAGCCCGCCTCGCGCAGGATCGCCTTGGAAGAGGAGTAGAGGAGTTCGAGCTGCTCGCCGGTCAGGAACGGGGCCGGGGCCTCCTCCACCAGCTTCTGGTGGCGGCGCTGGAGGGAGCAGTCGCGGGTGGAGACCACGACGACGTTGCCGTGGGAGTCGGCCAGGCACTGGGTCTCGACGTGCCGGGGCTTGTCGAGGTAGCGCTCGACGAAGCACTCGCCGCGCCCGAAGGCGGTGACGGCCTCGCGCACGGCCGACTCGTACAGGTCGGGGATCTCCTCCATGGTGCGGGCCACCTTGAGCCCGCGCCCGCCGCCGCCGAACGCCGCCTTGATGGCGATCGGCAGGCCGTGCTGCCGCGCGAAGGCGACGACCTCGTCCACCCCGGAGACGGGATCGGGGGTTCCGGCCACGAGCGGGGCGCCCACGCGCTGCGCGATGTGCCGGGCCTGGACCTTGTCGCCCAGCGCGGTGATCGCCGCCGGCGGCGGGCCGATCCAGATCAGGCCGGCGTCGAGCACGGCCTGGGCGAAGCCGGCGTTCTCGGCGAGGAAGCCATATCCGGGATGGACGGCGTCCGCGCCGGTCTTCCGGGCGACGGAAAGGAGTTTGTCGATGTCGAGGTAGGTCTCGGCCGGGCTCTGCCCGCCGAGTGCGTGCGCCTCGTCGGCCACCCGCACGTGCAGCGCGTCCAGATCCTGGTCCGCGTAGACCGCGACGCTGGACAGCCCGGCGTCTGCGCAGGCCCGGGCGATCCGTACGGCGATCTCACCGCGATTGGCGATCAGGACCTTGTGCACCGCGTGCATCCTTCCCTCGGGCCCCCTGGGTTATGAGCTGTGGTGGATTTTATGCACCTGCCGGCTCTGGACGGCGTCCGGCCCCTTACTGAGTGGGATCGCCGCCGTGCCTCGTCTCCCTGCACTTCCCTGCCCCATCGCCGGTATGTCCGGGTTGAAGCGGCATATTGTGAAGTGGCACCACCGGTCGGGTTCGTTAGGCTGATCGCTTATGCGGGGACCCGGCCTTCTGGCGACCGTGCTGGCTCTGCTTCTCGTGGCGCCGCCCGCGCCGCCCGCCGAGGCGCGCGTCGCGCCGGCTCGGTGCGCGCCGCGCAAGGGCAGCATGCAGGTGGCCGAGCCGTGGGCGCAGCGCAGGCTC
This region includes:
- a CDS encoding acetyl/propionyl/methylcrotonyl-CoA carboxylase subunit alpha; translation: MHKVLIANRGEIAVRIARACADAGLSSVAVYADQDLDALHVRVADEAHALGGQSPAETYLDIDKLLSVARKTGADAVHPGYGFLAENAGFAQAVLDAGLIWIGPPPAAITALGDKVQARHIAQRVGAPLVAGTPDPVSGVDEVVAFARQHGLPIAIKAAFGGGGRGLKVARTMEEIPDLYESAVREAVTAFGRGECFVERYLDKPRHVETQCLADSHGNVVVVSTRDCSLQRRHQKLVEEAPAPFLTGEQLELLYSSSKAILREAGYVGAGTCEFLVGQDGTISFLEVNTRLQVEHPVSEEVAGIDLVREMFRIADGEALGYDDPELRGHSIEFRINAEDAGRGFLPAPGTITSMRVPSGPGVRLDAGYEAGMSVPQAFDSLVAKLIVTGATRKQALERSRRALAEFEIGGMPTVVPFHRAVVNDPAFTGEPFSVHTRWIETEFDNTITPYEGAVEAAEPAERERITVEVGGKRLEVVLPAGLGPSGSGSWGSGSGATGSGPARKAAPRRSGGGAKKAAASGDSLVSPMQGTIVKVVVADGDAVEPGDTIVVLEAMKMEQPLTAHKGGTITGLAAAVGQTVTAGAVLCEIKDA